A single genomic interval of Lathyrus oleraceus cultivar Zhongwan6 chromosome 7, CAAS_Psat_ZW6_1.0, whole genome shotgun sequence harbors:
- the LOC127105940 gene encoding uncharacterized protein LOC127105940, protein MTRAYTMKGKKRKNKEVSKKYDREEDEEEQIQPKKPAIQREEPTPEVTKTEENSELAGIPIAPSFEKNSEKPGVVFVLEKASLEVAKVGKTYQLLNSDDHANFLRKNNKNPGDYRPDICHQALLSILDSPLNKAGRLKEVYIRTEKGVLIEVKNYVRIPRTFKRFAGVMLELLQKLSISAAGKREKLLRTIKNPITLHLPPNSRKAGLSFSSDKLVNMKDYLSTIPSNQDLVFVVGAMAHGKVETDYTDDYIAVSGYPLSAAYCITRICNAIEAKWNIL, encoded by the exons ATGACGCGTGCTTATACTATGAAGGGGAAGAAGCGAAAGAACAAGGAAGTGTCAAAGAAGTACGAccgtgaagaagatgaagaagaacAAATCCAACCTAAGAAACCGGCGATTCAGAGAGAAGAACCAACGCCGGAAGTTACAAAAACAGAGGAAAATAGTGAACTTGCAGGTATTCCAATTGCTCCTTCATTTGAAAAAAACAGTGAGAAACCAGGTGTTGTTTTCGTTCTCGAAAAAGCTTCTTTGGAAGTCGCTAAAGTTGGAAAG ACTTATCAGCTTTTGAACTCGGATGATCATGCTAATTTCCTTCGCAAAAATAACAAGAATCCTGGTGATTACAGGCCTGACATTTGTCATCAG GCACTTCTATCCATTTTAGATAGCCCACTAAATAAAGCTGGGAGGTTGAAAGAGGTATACATAAGGACTGAAAAGGGCGTTCTTATAGAGGTTAAGAATTATGTTCGTATTCCAAGAACATTCAAACGCTTTGCTGGTGTCATGT TGGAACTGCTTCAAAAATTGAGTATATCTGCTGCTGGCAAGCGTGAGAAACTTCTCCGCACGATCAAAAACCCCATTACCCTGCATTTGCCTCCCAACTCGCGAAAAGCAG GTTTATCTTTTAGTTCAGACAAGTTGGTAAACATGAAAGACTATTTGTCAACAATTCCAAGCAATCAAGACCTTGTCTTTGTG GTAGGAGCAATGGCACATGGGAAAGTTGAGACAGATTACACGGATGATTATATAGCTG TTTCTGGTTACCCTTTAAGTGCTGCTTACTGTATTACAAGGATTTGTAATGCCATTGAAGCAAAGTGGAACATATTGTGA